One Pontibacillus yanchengensis DNA window includes the following coding sequences:
- a CDS encoding PolC-type DNA polymerase III has product MQDMSQKEKMQLLLKQIEMPEDLVGTHFQDSKLTKLAVHKQSKEWHFYFYIPTVLPPDVYGVFTSKLHESFHHIATINWTIETDHKTLDKDSVCDYWLQFIKSIPDLSPAYKDLLHEQRPEVEGNKLILHARNDAEAHALKKRLQEPFQAYCQRIGASIYMLSVEVRENVEDMERFREQKAKEDQNLVQQAVIDREKSKDDDEVLHEGPLLIGYNVKDDPEPIENIQEEEGRMVIQGHVFEVELKELRSGRHLLMVKITDYTDSIQVKMFSRGDEDVEKYQRLKEGMWVKARGRIQTDNYTNELTMMANDINEVKPAVRKDEAPEEEKRVELHAHTTMSQMDATVSPQRLISQAAKWGHKAVAITDHAVVQAYPEAYNAGQKNGIKVLYGVEANIVDDGVPIAYNEQDRDLATGEFIVFDVETTGLSAVYDTIIELAAVKIKDGDIVDRFESFANPHQPLSQTTTDLTGITDDMVKDAPDPEKVVNDFRDWMADGILVAHNASFDMGFLNAGFKQIGFEKCTNPVIDTLELARLLVPQLKNHRLNTLCKHFDIELTQHHRAIYDAEATGYLLWKLVKEARNKDIYNHLDLNKYMGEGNAYQRSRPFHATLLAQTDEGLKNIYKLVSMSHVDYFYRVPRIPRSVLKKYREGILIGSGCDKGEVFETMMQKSQDEAESIAEFYDYIEIQPPSNYNHLIEKDLVHNEAHLFDILKNLVNMAERIGKPAVATGNTHYIDEHEKLYRRILIASQSGNPLNRQTQPDVHFKTTSEMVDAFSFLGADKAKEVVVTNPQQIADSIEDVKPVKDDLYTPNIDGANDEMKNMTYNKAKSIYGDPLPKLVEERIESELESIIGNGFAVIYLISQKLVTKSLNDGYLVGSRGSVGSSFVATMTDITEVNPLPPHYVCPECKKSEFFTDGSVGSGFDLSEKDCPDCSVPYIKDGQDIPFATFLGFKGDKVPDIDLNFSGEYQPQAHNYTKVLFGEDKVYRAGTIGTVAEKTAYGFVKGYASDHEIQYKNAEVDRLVQGCTGVKRTTGQHPGGIIVVPDDKEIYDFTPIQYPADDKTSEWRTTHFDFHSIHDNLLKLDILGHDDPTVIRMLQDLSGIDPKTIPTDDEEVMKIFSGPDVLGVTEEQIMCKTGTLGVPEFGTRFVRQMLEDTKPATFAELVIISGLSHGTDVWLNNADQLINDGICTLPEVIGCRDDIMVYLMHQGLEPSMAFTIMEYVRKGRGLKDEWIDAMKKNGVPDWYIESCKKIKYMFPKAHAAAYVLMAVRIAYFKVHYPIYFYAAYNTVRASDFDIDTMVKGSEPIRKRIEEITQKGLDATPKEKSLLTVLELSLEMTMRGYSFQHVDLYRSAASEFLVEGNTLIPPFNSIDGLGTNAALNIVKAREDGEFLSKEDLRERSRISKTVLEYLDQHGCLQGLPDKNQLSLF; this is encoded by the coding sequence ATGCAAGACATGTCACAGAAAGAAAAAATGCAGTTGCTTTTAAAACAAATTGAAATGCCTGAAGATCTTGTAGGAACTCATTTTCAGGATAGTAAACTTACTAAGCTTGCTGTCCATAAACAGAGTAAAGAGTGGCATTTTTATTTCTACATTCCAACTGTATTACCACCGGATGTTTATGGAGTTTTCACTTCAAAATTACATGAATCTTTCCATCACATTGCAACAATTAATTGGACGATCGAAACGGACCATAAGACTTTAGATAAAGATAGTGTCTGTGATTACTGGCTTCAATTCATTAAATCTATTCCAGATTTATCGCCCGCTTATAAAGACTTGTTACATGAACAGCGACCGGAAGTAGAAGGAAATAAATTAATTCTACATGCGCGAAATGATGCGGAAGCTCATGCACTTAAGAAAAGGCTGCAAGAACCTTTTCAAGCCTATTGCCAACGAATAGGTGCCTCTATCTACATGCTTTCAGTTGAAGTAAGAGAGAATGTAGAGGACATGGAAAGATTCAGAGAACAAAAGGCTAAAGAAGACCAAAACCTGGTACAACAAGCGGTTATTGATCGTGAGAAATCCAAAGATGATGATGAGGTTCTTCATGAAGGACCACTATTAATTGGATATAATGTGAAAGATGATCCAGAGCCAATTGAGAACATTCAAGAAGAAGAAGGAAGAATGGTCATACAAGGACATGTCTTTGAGGTGGAATTAAAAGAATTACGCTCCGGGCGTCACTTATTGATGGTGAAAATTACTGATTACACCGACTCGATTCAAGTGAAGATGTTCTCCCGAGGAGATGAGGATGTCGAAAAATATCAACGCTTAAAAGAAGGCATGTGGGTAAAAGCACGAGGGCGAATTCAAACGGATAATTATACCAATGAGCTAACGATGATGGCAAATGACATTAATGAAGTTAAGCCAGCTGTTCGTAAGGATGAAGCTCCTGAAGAAGAAAAACGTGTTGAGCTTCACGCTCATACAACAATGAGTCAAATGGATGCAACAGTATCTCCTCAGAGGTTAATTAGCCAGGCAGCAAAGTGGGGACATAAAGCAGTTGCTATTACGGATCATGCTGTTGTTCAAGCTTATCCAGAAGCTTATAATGCCGGACAGAAAAATGGAATTAAGGTGTTGTATGGTGTTGAAGCCAATATTGTAGATGATGGTGTTCCAATCGCATACAATGAGCAGGATCGAGATCTTGCTACGGGTGAGTTTATTGTATTTGACGTGGAAACAACCGGTCTATCTGCTGTTTATGACACAATCATTGAATTAGCTGCTGTTAAGATAAAAGATGGGGATATTGTCGATCGTTTTGAATCTTTTGCAAATCCACATCAACCATTATCACAAACGACTACAGATTTAACAGGTATTACAGATGATATGGTTAAAGATGCCCCTGATCCAGAGAAAGTGGTTAATGATTTTCGTGACTGGATGGCTGATGGAATTCTAGTAGCTCATAATGCAAGTTTTGACATGGGCTTTTTAAATGCTGGATTTAAACAAATTGGTTTTGAAAAATGTACAAATCCGGTTATTGATACACTAGAGCTTGCACGTTTGCTGGTTCCTCAATTAAAGAATCACCGTTTAAATACGTTATGTAAGCACTTTGATATTGAACTAACCCAACACCACCGTGCAATTTATGACGCAGAGGCAACAGGTTATTTGTTATGGAAACTAGTTAAAGAAGCACGAAATAAGGACATTTATAATCATTTAGATTTAAATAAGTATATGGGGGAGGGCAACGCTTATCAACGTTCACGCCCTTTCCATGCAACTCTTTTAGCTCAAACAGACGAAGGTCTTAAAAATATTTATAAGCTCGTATCCATGTCTCACGTGGATTACTTTTATCGAGTGCCACGTATTCCGCGCTCAGTGTTAAAAAAGTATCGAGAAGGAATCTTAATTGGTTCTGGTTGTGATAAGGGTGAAGTATTCGAAACGATGATGCAAAAATCTCAAGATGAAGCAGAGTCTATTGCGGAATTTTATGATTATATAGAAATCCAACCCCCATCCAATTACAACCATTTAATTGAAAAGGATCTTGTTCATAATGAGGCACACCTTTTTGATATATTGAAAAATCTGGTTAACATGGCGGAACGAATTGGAAAGCCAGCTGTCGCTACAGGAAACACGCATTATATCGATGAGCATGAAAAACTGTATCGTCGAATTTTGATTGCTTCCCAAAGTGGTAACCCATTAAATCGTCAAACCCAACCAGATGTTCATTTTAAAACAACTTCTGAAATGGTTGATGCCTTTTCTTTCCTAGGTGCTGATAAAGCTAAAGAAGTTGTTGTAACAAATCCTCAACAAATCGCTGACAGCATAGAGGATGTTAAGCCAGTCAAAGATGATCTATATACACCAAATATTGACGGTGCAAACGATGAAATGAAAAATATGACCTACAATAAGGCAAAGAGTATATATGGTGATCCATTACCTAAGCTTGTTGAAGAGCGTATAGAAAGTGAATTAGAAAGTATTATTGGGAATGGTTTTGCGGTAATCTATCTTATATCACAAAAACTTGTAACCAAATCATTAAATGACGGGTATCTTGTTGGCTCACGTGGTTCCGTGGGATCGTCCTTCGTAGCTACCATGACTGATATAACGGAAGTGAATCCACTGCCACCACATTATGTGTGCCCAGAATGTAAGAAGTCAGAGTTCTTTACTGATGGTTCAGTAGGCTCTGGTTTCGACTTATCTGAAAAAGATTGTCCAGATTGTAGTGTCCCATATATAAAGGATGGACAAGATATTCCGTTTGCAACGTTCTTAGGGTTTAAAGGAGATAAAGTTCCAGATATAGACTTGAACTTCTCTGGAGAGTACCAACCTCAGGCTCACAACTATACCAAAGTATTGTTTGGTGAAGATAAGGTATATCGTGCAGGAACGATTGGTACGGTTGCTGAAAAGACAGCTTATGGATTTGTCAAAGGATACGCTAGTGATCATGAAATCCAATATAAAAACGCTGAAGTCGATCGTCTTGTACAAGGTTGTACAGGTGTGAAGCGTACAACTGGACAACACCCAGGTGGTATCATTGTTGTACCAGATGATAAAGAGATTTATGATTTTACACCTATACAGTATCCTGCCGATGACAAAACATCAGAGTGGAGAACCACGCATTTCGATTTCCACTCCATTCATGACAATTTATTAAAACTAGATATTCTAGGTCATGATGACCCGACCGTGATTCGCATGCTTCAAGACCTTAGTGGTATAGACCCTAAAACTATTCCTACAGATGATGAGGAAGTTATGAAAATCTTTAGTGGTCCTGATGTACTTGGTGTTACAGAAGAACAAATCATGTGTAAAACAGGAACACTAGGTGTGCCAGAGTTTGGTACTCGTTTCGTAAGGCAGATGCTAGAGGACACAAAACCAGCTACGTTTGCTGAACTTGTGATTATTTCTGGACTTTCCCATGGTACTGATGTATGGCTTAACAACGCAGATCAATTAATTAATGATGGTATATGTACTTTACCTGAGGTTATTGGTTGTCGTGATGATATTATGGTTTACCTGATGCATCAGGGGCTTGAGCCATCTATGGCCTTTACTATTATGGAATATGTTCGTAAAGGTCGAGGTTTAAAAGATGAATGGATTGATGCCATGAAGAAAAATGGTGTACCTGATTGGTATATTGAATCATGTAAGAAAATTAAATACATGTTCCCTAAAGCTCACGCTGCAGCATATGTTCTTATGGCCGTACGGATTGCATACTTTAAAGTGCATTATCCAATATATTTCTACGCTGCTTATAACACAGTCCGAGCTAGTGATTTTGATATTGATACTATGGTGAAAGGCTCTGAACCGATACGAAAACGTATTGAAGAAATTACCCAAAAAGGGTTAGATGCTACTCCGAAAGAAAAAAGTTTGCTAACCGTTTTAGAGTTATCGTTGGAAATGACTATGAGAGGGTATTCATTCCAGCATGTCGATTTGTACCGCTCAGCTGCTAGCGAATTTCTTGTTGAAGGAAACACTCTAATCCCTCCTTTCAATTCTATTGATGGACTCGGAACAAATGCAGCCTTAAACATTGTAAAGGCAAGGGAAGATGGAGAATTTTTATCCAAAGAAGATTTACGCGAACGTAGTCGTATTTCGAAGACAGTGCTCGAATATCTTGATCAGCATGGATGTCTACAAGGATTACCTGATAAGAACCAGCTATCTCTTTTTTAA
- a CDS encoding proline--tRNA ligase: MKQSEMLLPTLKENPADAEIKSHQLLVRAGFIRKVASGIYSFLPIGNRVLKKVEAIVREEMEGAGAHEMNMTALQPSEFWKETGRWNTFGPELMRIDDRHQREFALGATHEEEVTALIRDEVKSYKQLPLSLYQIQTKFRDEQRPRFGLLRGREFLMKDAYTFHQSYESLDASYDKMFNAYSNIFSRLGLDFRAVIADSGAMGGKDTHEFMVLSEVGEDTIAYSDSSQYAANVEMAPVVTQYEKTSDEPKEREKVATPDCKTMTDVANYLGHTLAAGLKSIMFKVDEKLVMVITRGDHEINDVKLKNLYDASLIDLANEEETREVMGAGFGSLGPIGLPDHVEIVADYAVEALVNASCGANEDGFHYKNVTPGKDFEIKQYADLRFIEEGDPSPDGQGTIQFAKGIEVGHVFKLGEFYAEKMNATYLDENGKANTLIMGCYGIGISRTMASIVEQYHDENGITWPKQIAPYQVHLLALNIKKEDQKELADRIYETLKQAGIEVLYDDRKERAGVKFADSDLIGIPLRITVGKHAGEGYVECKERASGEQSDVHEGDLLDQITSFINQ; the protein is encoded by the coding sequence ATGAAACAGAGTGAAATGCTGTTACCAACATTAAAAGAAAACCCTGCGGATGCAGAAATTAAAAGCCATCAACTACTAGTCCGTGCAGGTTTCATCCGTAAAGTTGCTTCAGGAATATACTCCTTCTTACCTATTGGAAATCGAGTATTAAAGAAGGTTGAAGCAATCGTTCGGGAAGAAATGGAAGGTGCCGGTGCTCATGAAATGAATATGACAGCTTTACAACCTTCTGAATTTTGGAAGGAAACAGGTCGTTGGAACACATTCGGTCCTGAATTAATGAGAATAGATGATCGCCACCAAAGAGAGTTTGCTCTAGGTGCTACTCATGAAGAAGAGGTTACAGCGCTTATTCGAGATGAAGTGAAAAGCTATAAACAACTTCCATTAAGCCTATATCAAATACAAACCAAGTTTAGAGATGAACAACGTCCACGCTTTGGATTGTTACGTGGTAGAGAATTCTTAATGAAAGATGCCTACACGTTCCACCAATCTTATGAAAGCTTAGATGCTTCTTATGACAAAATGTTCAACGCTTATTCAAATATCTTTTCTAGATTAGGCCTTGATTTCCGTGCTGTAATTGCAGATTCAGGCGCAATGGGTGGAAAAGATACGCATGAATTTATGGTTCTTTCAGAAGTAGGAGAAGATACCATAGCTTATTCTGATTCTTCCCAATATGCAGCAAATGTTGAGATGGCACCAGTTGTTACTCAATATGAAAAAACATCAGATGAACCAAAGGAAAGAGAAAAAGTAGCAACACCAGATTGTAAGACCATGACCGATGTAGCCAATTATCTTGGTCATACATTGGCAGCAGGTTTGAAATCAATCATGTTTAAAGTCGATGAAAAATTAGTGATGGTCATTACTCGTGGAGATCACGAAATAAATGACGTGAAATTGAAAAACCTTTATGATGCTTCGTTAATTGATTTAGCTAATGAAGAGGAAACCAGAGAAGTTATGGGAGCTGGTTTTGGTTCACTTGGACCAATTGGCCTTCCAGATCATGTTGAGATAGTAGCAGATTATGCTGTTGAAGCATTGGTTAATGCTTCATGCGGAGCGAATGAAGATGGTTTCCATTATAAAAATGTCACTCCTGGTAAAGATTTTGAAATTAAGCAATACGCAGACCTCCGTTTTATTGAGGAAGGAGATCCTTCCCCAGATGGACAAGGTACCATTCAATTTGCAAAAGGAATTGAAGTTGGACATGTATTTAAACTAGGCGAGTTCTATGCAGAAAAAATGAATGCAACCTATCTTGATGAAAATGGGAAAGCGAACACATTAATCATGGGATGTTATGGAATTGGTATTTCTAGAACGATGGCATCCATTGTAGAACAATACCATGATGAAAATGGTATTACATGGCCAAAACAAATAGCACCTTATCAAGTTCATTTACTTGCACTAAACATCAAGAAAGAAGATCAAAAAGAGCTTGCTGATCGAATTTACGAAACATTAAAACAAGCTGGTATTGAAGTGTTATACGATGATCGTAAAGAGCGCGCTGGCGTCAAATTTGCAGATAGTGATTTAATTGGTATCCCTCTACGTATTACTGTAGGTAAGCACGCTGGAGAAGGGTACGTGGAGTGTAAAGAAAGAGCTTCTGGAGAGCAAAGCGATGTTCATGAAGGCGACCTTTTAGATCAAATTACTTCGTTTATCAATCAATAA
- the rseP gene encoding RIP metalloprotease RseP gives MTTIIAFIFMFGLLVFVHELGHLIFAKRAGMLAREFAIGMGPKIFSFEKNETLYTIRLLPIGGYVRVAGDDPEIIEIKPGHHVGLEFNQDGRVSHIVVNNKSKHPNARVIEVEHADLEHQLKIEGYELDEDEKLTFEVNPKAKFVMDGKEAQIAPYDRQFGSKTLPQRAMQLFAGPMMNFILALVIFLLLGFVQGVPVEEAQLGELEKNGPADQAGLQQGDKIVSVDDQSVSTWSGFVSIIQKRPNESIDMTYSRDTETSTVTVNTREVERNGEKMGQIGVFRPTEKSFFGAFSYSIGQTYEFTKLILVTVGKMVTGQFSIDQLSGPVGIYNATSTVVQTSWQSYVPWIALLSINLGILNLLPVPALDGGRLVFIGIEAVRGKPMDPQKEGIVHFIGFALLMLLMIVVTWNDIQRLFL, from the coding sequence ATGACAACAATAATAGCGTTTATATTTATGTTTGGCCTTTTAGTATTTGTACACGAATTAGGTCACTTAATTTTCGCTAAACGCGCTGGCATGTTAGCGCGAGAATTTGCAATTGGGATGGGGCCGAAGATTTTTTCCTTCGAGAAAAATGAAACGCTCTATACCATCCGTTTACTTCCTATAGGGGGGTATGTACGTGTAGCGGGAGATGACCCGGAAATTATTGAAATTAAACCTGGTCATCATGTAGGACTTGAATTTAATCAAGATGGGAGAGTATCCCACATTGTAGTGAACAATAAATCCAAACACCCTAATGCTCGCGTAATTGAGGTTGAGCATGCAGACCTTGAGCATCAGCTGAAAATTGAAGGTTACGAATTAGATGAAGATGAAAAACTTACGTTTGAAGTCAACCCAAAAGCTAAGTTTGTAATGGATGGCAAAGAGGCTCAAATTGCACCATATGATCGTCAATTTGGCTCTAAGACTCTCCCTCAAAGAGCAATGCAATTATTCGCAGGTCCAATGATGAATTTCATCTTGGCACTTGTTATCTTCCTTTTGCTTGGTTTCGTACAAGGAGTACCTGTTGAGGAAGCCCAATTAGGTGAACTAGAAAAGAACGGACCTGCTGACCAAGCTGGTTTGCAACAGGGAGATAAAATTGTAAGTGTAGATGATCAATCAGTTAGTACATGGTCTGGGTTTGTTTCAATTATTCAAAAGCGACCAAATGAATCTATTGATATGACTTACAGTAGAGATACAGAAACATCAACAGTAACAGTTAACACCAGGGAAGTTGAACGTAATGGTGAAAAGATGGGTCAAATAGGAGTGTTTCGACCCACAGAAAAATCATTTTTTGGCGCTTTTTCCTATAGTATCGGACAGACATATGAGTTCACAAAATTGATTTTAGTCACAGTTGGTAAAATGGTTACCGGACAATTTTCTATTGATCAGTTATCAGGTCCAGTAGGAATTTATAATGCTACTAGTACAGTAGTACAAACAAGCTGGCAGAGTTATGTTCCTTGGATTGCTTTATTAAGTATTAACTTAGGAATATTGAACTTATTACCGGTACCGGCTTTGGATGGTGGACGTTTGGTATTTATTGGCATAGAAGCAGTTCGAGGTAAACCAATGGATCCTCAAAAAGAAGGAATTGTCCACTTTATTGGTTTTGCTTTACTGATGTTACTAATGATTGTGGTGACTTGGAACGACATTCAACGATTATTTTTATGA
- the dxr gene encoding 1-deoxy-D-xylulose-5-phosphate reductoisomerase codes for MKRIGLLGATGSIGVQTADIIRKHPEQFKLFAMAFGRNVEEALPIINEFRPEIVVVQDAEVKESLKRQGYNGIIYIGTEGMYEVATHPNVDVVVNAVMGSVGLSSTLGAIEANKQVALANKETLVTAGHLVMDAAKRNNVSILPIDSEHSAIHQCLNGESKNDANKIILTASGGSFRDKKREELENVTVEDTLNHPNWSMGAKITVDSATMMNKGLEVIEAHWLFDMPYEQIEVIQHRESVIHSMVEYVDKNVMAQLGTPDMRVPIQYALTYPNRLELNQTKTLNLVEIGTLHFEKMDFDRFPCLRLAYEAGRVGGTMTTVLNAANEQAVALFLNSEISFLTIETLIERALEAHEAIEHPDLETIQRVDKETRKLVKSYVK; via the coding sequence ATGAAACGTATAGGCTTGCTTGGTGCTACCGGTTCAATAGGAGTACAAACAGCAGATATTATTCGAAAACATCCAGAGCAATTTAAACTTTTTGCTATGGCTTTTGGCCGAAATGTAGAGGAAGCGTTACCTATAATAAATGAATTCAGACCTGAGATAGTCGTTGTTCAAGATGCTGAGGTGAAAGAATCTCTGAAACGACAAGGGTATAATGGAATCATATATATAGGTACAGAGGGGATGTATGAAGTTGCTACTCATCCTAATGTAGATGTAGTAGTCAATGCAGTAATGGGGAGTGTTGGCTTATCCTCTACGCTTGGGGCCATCGAAGCAAATAAACAGGTTGCTTTGGCAAATAAGGAAACACTTGTAACAGCAGGGCACTTAGTAATGGATGCTGCTAAACGTAACAATGTATCCATCCTACCGATTGATAGTGAACACTCAGCCATTCATCAGTGTTTGAATGGAGAATCTAAAAATGATGCTAACAAAATCATACTTACTGCATCTGGTGGAAGCTTTCGAGATAAAAAACGAGAAGAACTGGAGAATGTAACAGTTGAGGATACTTTAAATCATCCTAACTGGAGTATGGGGGCCAAAATCACCGTAGATTCTGCTACAATGATGAATAAAGGATTGGAAGTAATTGAGGCGCATTGGTTATTTGACATGCCTTATGAGCAAATTGAAGTCATACAACATAGAGAAAGTGTTATACATTCAATGGTTGAATATGTAGATAAAAATGTTATGGCTCAATTAGGTACACCAGATATGAGAGTTCCAATACAATATGCTCTTACTTATCCAAATCGACTTGAACTTAACCAAACGAAAACGTTAAACTTAGTTGAAATAGGAACTCTGCATTTTGAGAAAATGGATTTTGATCGATTCCCATGTTTAAGATTGGCGTATGAAGCTGGCCGAGTTGGTGGTACGATGACGACTGTTTTAAACGCTGCGAATGAACAAGCTGTAGCATTATTTTTAAATAGTGAGATTTCTTTTCTGACCATCGAGACTCTTATAGAACGTGCTTTAGAGGCGCATGAAGCAATTGAACACCCTGACTTGGAAACCATCCAGAGAGTGGATAAAGAAACAAGAAAATTAGTTAAGTCGTACGTAAAATAA
- a CDS encoding isoprenyl transferase: protein MFLKLPFKKQKTTNTEEIQLDDSNLPKHIAIIMDGNGRWAKKRGLPRIAGHKEGMDVVKKIVRKSSDLGLDVLTLYAFSTENWKRPKTEVEFLMRLPDEFLNTYLPELIENNVRVETIGAFDQLPKHTKKAVENAKEQTKDNTGLILNFALNYGSRGELISAVKSIVQDVQDGEKTLDDIDESTFESYLYTHNLPDPDLLIRTSGEIRLSNYLLWQLAYSEFWFTEILWPDFDENLYEKAIHDYQKRKRRYGGV from the coding sequence ATGTTTTTAAAACTTCCTTTTAAGAAACAAAAAACTACAAATACTGAAGAAATACAGCTTGATGATAGCAATTTACCGAAACATATTGCGATTATTATGGATGGCAATGGAAGATGGGCAAAAAAGCGTGGACTGCCACGTATTGCTGGCCATAAGGAAGGTATGGATGTTGTAAAGAAAATCGTTCGTAAATCTTCTGACCTTGGCTTAGATGTTCTTACGCTTTACGCGTTTTCTACAGAAAATTGGAAACGTCCAAAAACGGAAGTAGAGTTTTTGATGAGGCTTCCAGACGAATTTTTAAATACATATTTACCTGAGCTTATTGAAAATAATGTACGTGTCGAAACGATTGGAGCATTTGATCAACTTCCAAAACATACAAAAAAAGCTGTTGAAAACGCCAAAGAGCAAACAAAAGATAATACAGGTTTGATATTAAACTTTGCTCTTAACTATGGAAGTAGGGGAGAGTTAATCAGCGCAGTAAAATCAATTGTTCAAGATGTTCAAGATGGTGAAAAAACACTAGACGATATAGATGAATCTACATTTGAATCTTATTTATATACCCATAACTTACCAGACCCAGATTTGCTTATTCGCACAAGTGGTGAAATACGACTAAGTAATTATTTATTGTGGCAATTAGCCTATTCAGAATTTTGGTTTACTGAAATATTATGGCCCGATTTTGACGAAAACCTTTACGAAAAAGCAATCCATGACTATCAAAAACGAAAGCGTAGGTATGGAGGAGTATAG
- the frr gene encoding ribosome recycling factor: MPESLMKETREQMDEAVSAFTRQLATVRAGRANPAILDGVKVDYYGAVVPLNQLATISAPEARMLVITPFDKSSINDIEKAIQKADLGLSPSSDGNIIRINIPALNEQRRKDLSKIVKKYTEEAKVQVRNIRRETNDQLKKLEKDGDLTEDDLRSYQDQVQKETDKHVGEMDKIAKNKEEEIMEV; encoded by the coding sequence ATGCCAGAATCACTTATGAAAGAAACTCGTGAACAAATGGATGAAGCGGTAAGTGCATTTACTCGTCAACTAGCTACTGTTAGAGCTGGTCGTGCAAATCCAGCCATTTTAGATGGTGTGAAAGTAGACTACTATGGTGCAGTTGTTCCTTTGAATCAACTTGCGACAATTTCTGCTCCAGAAGCCCGTATGCTTGTCATTACACCATTTGATAAATCCTCAATTAATGATATTGAGAAAGCTATTCAAAAAGCAGATCTTGGTCTTTCACCATCAAGTGATGGAAATATTATTCGTATTAATATTCCTGCACTGAATGAACAACGTCGTAAAGATTTATCTAAGATTGTAAAAAAGTACACGGAAGAAGCGAAAGTACAAGTTCGTAACATCCGACGTGAAACAAACGATCAACTTAAAAAGCTTGAAAAAGACGGAGACCTTACTGAAGACGATCTTCGTAGCTATCAAGATCAGGTTCAAAAGGAAACGGACAAACACGTAGGTGAAATGGATAAAATCGCAAAGAACAAAGAAGAAGAAATCATGGAAGTTTAA
- the pyrH gene encoding UMP kinase, whose product MTTAHYRRVVLKLSGEALSGPEGYGLDPEIIQSVARQVKEISELGVEVAVVVGGGNIWRGKVGSEVGMDRATADYMGMLATVMNSLALQDSLENIGIPTRVQTSIEMRQVAEPYIRRKAIRHLEKKRVVIFAAGTGNPYFSTDTTAALRAAEIEADVILMAKNNVDGVYNADPKQDENARKYEELSYLDVLNEGLGVMDSTASSLCMDNDIPLLVFSIMEDGNIKRAVLGESIGTIVRGK is encoded by the coding sequence ATGACAACAGCTCATTACCGTCGTGTGGTATTGAAATTAAGTGGTGAAGCCTTGAGTGGCCCAGAGGGATACGGTTTAGATCCCGAGATTATACAGTCAGTAGCTCGACAAGTAAAAGAAATATCTGAGCTAGGAGTGGAAGTTGCTGTTGTAGTTGGCGGCGGAAACATTTGGAGAGGTAAAGTAGGAAGTGAAGTAGGCATGGATCGAGCAACAGCTGATTACATGGGTATGCTTGCTACAGTAATGAATTCATTGGCGCTCCAGGATAGTCTGGAGAATATTGGAATTCCGACTCGAGTTCAAACTTCTATCGAGATGCGCCAAGTTGCTGAACCATATATTCGTCGAAAAGCCATTCGTCATTTGGAGAAGAAACGTGTTGTGATTTTTGCAGCAGGTACTGGTAACCCATATTTCTCAACGGATACAACTGCAGCACTTCGAGCAGCTGAAATAGAGGCTGACGTCATCCTAATGGCAAAAAATAACGTTGATGGCGTATACAACGCAGATCCTAAGCAGGATGAAAACGCCAGGAAATATGAAGAATTATCTTATTTAGATGTCTTGAACGAGGGATTAGGAGTAATGGATTCAACTGCTTCTTCTCTATGTATGGACAATGACATTCCACTTTTAGTATTCTCTATTATGGAAGATGGCAATATTAAACGCGCTGTTTTAGGCGAAAGTATTGGTACAATAGTAAGGGGGAAATAA